A single region of the Eulemur rufifrons isolate Redbay chromosome 8, OSU_ERuf_1, whole genome shotgun sequence genome encodes:
- the POLR3C gene encoding DNA-directed RNA polymerase III subunit RPC3, with protein MTQAEIKLCSLLLQEHFGEIVEKIGVHLIRTGSQPLRVIAHDTGTSLDQVKKALCVLIQHNLVIYQVHKRGVVEYEAQCSRVLRMLRYPRYIYTTKTLYSDTGELIVEELLLNGKLTMSAVVKKVADRLTETMEDGKTMDYAEVSNTFVRLADTHFVQRCPLVATTESSDPGPPPPAPTLVTNEKDMYLVPKLSLIGKGKRRRSSDEDAAGEPKAKRPKHTADNKEPIPDDGIYWQANLDRFHQHFRDQAIVSAVANRMDQTSSEIVRTMLRMSEITTPSSAPFTQPLSSNEIFRSLPVGYNISKQVLDQYLTLLADDPLEFVGKSGDSGGGMYVINLHKALACLATATLESVVQERFGSRCARIFRLVLQKKHLEQKQVEDFAMIPAKEAKDMLYKMLSENFISLQEIPKTPDHAPSRTFYLYTVNILSAARMLLHRCYKSIANLIERRQFETKENKRLLEKSQRVEAIIASMQATGAEEAQLQEIEEMITAPERQQLETLKRNVNKLDASEIQVDETIFLLESYIESTMKRL; from the exons ATGACTCAAGCAGAAATTAAGCTATGTTCTTTGTTGCTACAAGAGCATTTTGGAGAGATTGTAGAAAAAATTGGAGTCCACTTAATCAGAACTGGCAGCCAACCACTAAGAGTAATTGCCCATGACACCGGAACGTCGCTGGATCag GTGAAAAAAGCCCTTTGTGTCCTCATCCAACATAACCTGGTGATTTATCAAGTACACAAACGTGGTGTGGTGGAGTATGAAGCCCAGTGTAGCCGGGTGTTGCGGATGCTTAGGTATCCCCGGTATATCTATACTACCAAAACACTATACAGTGACACTGGAGAGCTGATTGTTGAGGAGCTGCTGTTGAATGGCAAACTGACAATGTCAGCTGTGGTTAAGAAGGTGGCAGACCGGCTCACAGAGACCATGGAAG ATGGCAAGACCATGGACTATGCTGAGGTATCAAACACATTTGTGCGACTGGCAGACACACACTTTGTACAGCGCTGCCCCTTGGTAGCTACCACTGAGAGTTCAGACCCTGGGCCAccaccacctgcccccacacTTGTCACTAATGAAAAGGACATGTACCTGGTTCCCAAACTGAGCTTGATAG GGAAAGGTAAAAGAAGGAGATCATCTGATGAAGATGCTGCTGGGGAGCCCAAGGCCAAGAGACCAAAACATACTGCAGATAACAAAGAG cCCATTCCAGATGATGGGATTTATTGGCAGGCCAATCTTGACAGATTCCACCAGCACTTCCGTGACCAAGCCATTGTGAGTGCAGTTGCCAACAGGATGGACCAG ACAAGCAGCGAGATCGTGCGGACCATGCTCCGGATGAGTGAGATTACCACTCCCTCTAGTGCCCCCTTCACCCAGCCATTGTCTTCCAATGAG ATCTTCAGATCCCTACCTGTTGGCTATAACATCTCTAAGCAAGTTCTGGATCAGTATCTCACTCTGCTGGCAGATGATCCA ctaGAGTTTGTTGGAAAGTCTGGCGACAGTGGTGGCGGAATGTATGTCATCA ACCTCCATAAGGCATTAGCATGCCTAGCCACAGCCACTCTGGAGTCCGTTGTACAGGAGAG ATTTGGGTCTCGCTGTGCCAGGATATTCCGACTAGTTTTGCAAAAGAAACACCTGGAGCAGAAGCAGGTGGAAGACTTTGCAATGATTCCTGCAAAGGAGGCAAAGGATATGCTATATAAGATGCTCTCAGAAAATTTCATATCACTCCAG GAAATTCCCAAAACACCAGATCATGCTCCATCCAGGACTTTCTATTTATATACTGTGAACATCCTGTCAGCTGCCCGAATGTTGTTGCACAGATGCTATAAG AGCATAGCCAACTTGATAGAAAGGAGGCAGTTTGAAACCAAAGAGAACAA GCGTCTACTAGAAAAATCTCAGAGGGTAGAAGCCATTATTGCATCTATGCAGGCTACAGGGGCAGAGGAAGCACAGCTACAAGAAATAGAGGAGATGATCACAGCCCCTGAACGTCAGCAGCTAGAGACCCTGAAACGTAACGTCAACAA GTTGGATGCCAGTGAGATCCAGGTGGATGAAACCATCTTCCTGCTGGAGTCATACATCGAGAGTACCATGAAGAGACTATGA